In the Kineosporiaceae bacterium genome, one interval contains:
- a CDS encoding DUF885 domain-containing protein: MSADGPPVTTATSPRGLADDYLDRLVELDPVLASYLGGAGRHDALTDLSPTGLEARADLAGATLAALDGLMAAAPNGAEGWPESERRCARLLRERLTAALAVHETGEPLRDVGTLSSPVHEVRAVFLQMPVATAEDWQVVGARLGRVGDALHGYRQSLAEGLDRHLVAGPGLVDALVDQLGTWGRDGGWFTAFAGRGAREHPGLEAPLVAAARTADRAVAELHDWLAREYAPRAAASGSDTVGPERYAVHARQWTGADLDLAEAYAWGWAEFARLDAQLRSGAERVLPGSTPRQAMQHLDDHGPAIEGVDAVRDHLQALMDGAISALDGVHVDLAAPLRRVEAMIAPVGSAAAPYYTAPSMDFSRPGRTWLPTLGRTRFPTWDLVSTWYHEGVPGHHLQLGQWVFVAPQLTRYQSTIGSVGANVEGWALYAERLMDELGFLTEPGERLGFLDAQQMRAVRVIIDIGMHLQLPIPADQGVATAFHPGERWTPQLAREFFAANSGRPGDFVDSEIIRYLGMPGQAIGYKLGERAWLAGRDAARAARAARGETFDAKAWHMAALSQGSLGLDDLTDELAAL; the protein is encoded by the coding sequence ATGAGCGCAGACGGGCCGCCGGTGACGACCGCTACGAGCCCTCGGGGGCTCGCCGACGACTACTTGGACAGGTTGGTCGAGCTCGATCCGGTGCTGGCCAGCTACCTCGGTGGCGCCGGGCGTCACGACGCATTGACCGACCTGTCGCCGACCGGTCTCGAGGCTCGGGCCGATCTGGCCGGCGCGACGCTGGCCGCCCTCGACGGACTGATGGCGGCCGCGCCGAACGGCGCCGAGGGCTGGCCAGAGAGCGAACGGCGGTGCGCCCGGCTGCTGCGGGAGCGGTTGACCGCGGCGCTGGCGGTGCACGAGACCGGGGAGCCCCTGCGCGACGTCGGCACCCTGTCCAGCCCGGTGCACGAGGTACGCGCGGTCTTCCTGCAGATGCCCGTGGCCACCGCCGAGGACTGGCAGGTCGTCGGTGCCCGATTGGGTCGGGTCGGGGATGCCCTGCACGGGTATCGCCAGAGCCTGGCCGAGGGTCTGGACCGGCACCTGGTGGCCGGCCCGGGGCTGGTCGACGCCTTGGTCGATCAGCTCGGCACCTGGGGCCGGGACGGCGGCTGGTTCACGGCCTTCGCCGGGCGCGGTGCCCGGGAGCACCCCGGCCTCGAGGCCCCCCTGGTCGCGGCGGCCCGCACGGCTGATCGGGCCGTCGCCGAGCTGCACGACTGGTTGGCGCGCGAGTACGCACCGCGCGCCGCGGCGTCCGGCAGCGACACGGTGGGGCCGGAGCGCTATGCCGTGCACGCGCGCCAGTGGACCGGTGCCGACCTCGACCTCGCGGAGGCCTACGCCTGGGGCTGGGCCGAGTTCGCCCGGCTCGATGCGCAGCTGCGCTCCGGGGCCGAGCGGGTGCTGCCCGGCTCCACCCCGCGGCAGGCGATGCAGCACCTGGACGATCACGGCCCGGCGATCGAGGGGGTCGACGCCGTCCGGGATCACCTGCAGGCGCTCATGGACGGCGCGATCTCTGCGCTGGACGGCGTGCACGTCGACCTGGCCGCTCCGCTGCGCCGGGTCGAGGCGATGATCGCGCCGGTGGGTTCGGCCGCCGCGCCCTACTACACGGCGCCGTCGATGGATTTCAGTCGCCCGGGACGGACCTGGCTGCCCACCCTGGGGCGCACCCGATTCCCCACCTGGGATCTGGTGAGCACCTGGTACCACGAGGGGGTACCCGGTCATCACCTGCAGCTGGGCCAATGGGTGTTCGTCGCCCCGCAGCTGACCCGGTATCAGTCGACCATCGGGTCGGTCGGCGCGAACGTCGAGGGCTGGGCCTTGTACGCCGAGCGGCTGATGGACGAGTTGGGCTTCCTCACCGAGCCGGGCGAGCGGCTGGGGTTCCTGGACGCCCAGCAGATGCGCGCCGTCCGGGTGATCATCGACATCGGGATGCACCTTCAGTTGCCGATCCCCGCCGATCAGGGAGTCGCCACGGCATTCCACCCGGGTGAGCGCTGGACGCCGCAGCTGGCGCGCGAGTTCTTCGCCGCGAACAGCGGCAGGCCGGGCGACTTCGTCGACAGCGAGATCATCCGTTATCTCGGCATGCCGGGGCAGGCCATCGGCTACAAGCTCGGAGAGCGGGCCTGGCTGGCCGGCCGGGACGCCGCCCGCGCCGCGCGCGCGGCTCGCGGCGAGACGTTCGACGCCAAGGCATGGCACATGGCGGCGCTGTCGCAGGGTTCGCTCGGCTTGGACGACCTGACCGACGAACTCGCGGCGCTGTAG